A genome region from Bombilactobacillus bombi includes the following:
- a CDS encoding 3'-5' exoribonuclease YhaM family protein yields MLKKLADLQAGNDFEFPVLLKQVDVRTARNSKKFLAIVFADDTAELPGKFWDASAQDIKDFVAGKVVLLTGKCELYNGSLQIKIINMKIAEANTYSLNQFIKHAPLSQKQMQEQINELIFQITQPKWNRIVRFLFKKYQQKFFEYPAAKSNHHDYVGGLAYHTLSIANLAQKVCQQYPQVDQSLLLAGTLLHDLGKTIELSGPLNTQYTLEGNLLGHIVIMDGEIVAACQQINIDSNDEEVVLLRHMIIAHHGLNEYGSPKRPQLLEAEILHALDELDATITMITKAEKRVATGEFTERIFGLDNRRFFVPNALASNNDDIKK; encoded by the coding sequence ATGCTTAAAAAACTAGCCGACTTACAGGCAGGCAATGATTTTGAATTTCCAGTTTTACTTAAGCAAGTAGATGTCAGAACAGCACGTAATTCGAAAAAATTTTTGGCAATCGTTTTTGCGGATGATACTGCCGAACTACCGGGTAAATTTTGGGATGCTTCAGCACAAGATATTAAGGATTTTGTAGCAGGAAAGGTTGTTTTGTTAACTGGCAAATGCGAATTATACAACGGTTCTCTACAAATAAAAATTATTAATATGAAAATTGCTGAAGCCAATACGTATTCTTTGAATCAATTTATAAAACATGCTCCGTTAAGTCAAAAGCAAATGCAAGAACAAATTAATGAACTAATATTTCAAATTACGCAACCAAAATGGAATCGAATTGTGCGCTTTCTCTTCAAAAAGTATCAACAAAAATTTTTTGAATATCCAGCAGCCAAGTCTAATCACCATGATTATGTTGGTGGTTTGGCTTATCATACTCTAAGTATTGCTAATTTAGCGCAAAAGGTTTGTCAACAATATCCTCAAGTCGATCAATCATTATTACTAGCTGGAACATTATTGCATGACTTAGGTAAAACAATTGAGCTAAGCGGTCCTTTAAATACACAATATACACTAGAAGGCAATTTATTAGGTCACATAGTCATTATGGATGGGGAAATTGTGGCTGCCTGTCAACAAATAAATATTGATTCTAATGATGAAGAGGTAGTCTTATTACGTCATATGATAATTGCCCACCATGGACTTAATGAGTATGGTTCACCTAAAAGGCCGCAACTGTTAGAAGCAGAAATTCTCCATGCCTTAGATGAACTTGATGCTACAATTACAATGATTACTAAAGCAGAAAAACGAGTAGCAACGGGAGAATTTACGGAACGAATTTTTGGCTTGGATAATCGGCGGTTTTTTGTACCAAATGCTCTTGCTTCAAATAATGATGATATTAAAAAATAA
- a CDS encoding peptidylprolyl isomerase PrsA: MSKKFNKIILTIVALLSVSLVAGCSGNKAVVTMKGGKITQEQLYQKMKKSQAGQQALQQMIISQALKDQYGKNVSDKEVNKEYNQYKDKYGSQFDSLLQQNGMDAASFKDTIRTNLLTKVAVRKETSISKAELNKQWKKYTPKVTVQHILVKDEDTAKDVIKQLDDGGNFDKLAKKYSTDTGTKNNGGKLPSFNNSDTSLDANFKKAALKLKQGQYTKEPVKSSYGYHIIKMDKRPSKGTLNSHKQELENQIYAERMQDSVTMQKVISKVLKRSDISIKDNDMKNILAGYLSNGKDSNKNAKSSSK, translated from the coding sequence ATGTCAAAGAAATTTAACAAAATAATATTGACAATTGTTGCATTATTGTCAGTATCATTAGTTGCTGGTTGTTCAGGCAACAAAGCTGTTGTTACTATGAAGGGTGGTAAAATCACTCAAGAACAACTTTACCAAAAGATGAAGAAGTCGCAAGCTGGTCAACAAGCCCTCCAGCAAATGATTATTTCTCAAGCTTTGAAAGATCAATATGGCAAAAATGTCAGTGATAAAGAAGTCAACAAAGAATATAATCAATATAAAGATAAATACGGTTCTCAATTTGATAGTCTTTTGCAACAAAATGGTATGGATGCTGCTTCGTTCAAAGACACTATCCGGACCAACTTGTTAACTAAGGTTGCCGTTCGTAAAGAAACTTCTATTTCGAAAGCTGAATTAAATAAGCAGTGGAAGAAATATACTCCTAAGGTTACCGTTCAGCATATCTTAGTTAAAGATGAAGATACCGCTAAAGATGTTATCAAGCAATTAGATGACGGTGGTAATTTTGATAAGTTAGCTAAGAAGTATTCCACTGATACTGGTACCAAGAACAATGGTGGTAAGTTGCCTTCCTTCAACAATAGTGATACATCTCTTGATGCAAACTTTAAAAAGGCTGCTTTGAAATTAAAACAAGGTCAATACACTAAAGAACCTGTCAAATCATCTTATGGATATCATATTATTAAGATGGACAAACGCCCAAGTAAAGGTACTTTAAATAGTCACAAACAAGAACTAGAAAATCAAATTTATGCAGAACGGATGCAAGATTCCGTAACAATGCAAAAAGTTATTTCTAAAGTTCTGAAACGTTCTGATATTTCGATTAAAGATAACGATATGAAGAACATCTTGGCTGGTTACTTGTCAAATGGCAAAGACAGCAACAAGAATGCTAAATCATCAAGTAAATAA
- a CDS encoding HIT family protein: MSTTTENCVFCKIIAGEIPSYTVYEDDVVKAFLDISQVTPGHVLLVPKKHVQDIFEYDASYAGEVFSRVPQVARAIKAANSDIQGMNISINNGKIAYQSVFHSHIHLVPRYTDNDGFQMKWADNTDKYNQQQLNDIAQKIIEHIGE, encoded by the coding sequence ATGAGTACTACAACAGAAAACTGTGTATTTTGCAAAATTATTGCTGGGGAAATCCCCAGTTATACCGTCTATGAAGATGATGTGGTGAAAGCTTTTTTGGATATTTCACAAGTAACACCTGGTCATGTACTTCTCGTACCTAAAAAACATGTTCAAGATATTTTTGAATATGATGCCTCATATGCTGGAGAAGTTTTTTCCCGGGTACCTCAAGTTGCTCGTGCTATTAAAGCCGCTAATTCGGATATTCAAGGCATGAACATTAGTATTAACAATGGCAAAATTGCTTATCAATCAGTTTTTCATTCTCATATTCACCTAGTACCACGTTATACTGATAATGATGGTTTTCAAATGAAGTGGGCTGATAATACTGATAAATATAATCAGCAACAGCTTAACGATATTGCTCAAAAAATTATCGAACACATAGGAGAATAA
- a CDS encoding ABC transporter ATP-binding protein, with amino-acid sequence MTLKITNLTGGYGRIPVLKNETFTVENGQTVALIGLNGAGKSTTIKHVMGLLQPQQGTITLDGLSLKDDIQAYRQKIAYVPELPVLYPELTLKEHIDLTIMAYNLDSTATWKQAQKLLEIFRLDNKLNWFPINFSKGMKQKVMIVCAFITQAQLFIIDEPFTGLDPLAVHDLLNLVQEKKQSGAAVLMSTHILTNAEQSADCFVLLNHGQVRAQGTLTQIQQEFGMDAANLDELYVQMSKEEADA; translated from the coding sequence ATGACTTTAAAAATAACAAATTTAACAGGCGGATATGGTCGAATCCCAGTTTTAAAAAATGAAACATTTACCGTGGAAAATGGACAAACTGTTGCTCTAATTGGTCTTAATGGAGCCGGTAAGTCCACAACAATTAAACATGTCATGGGTTTGTTGCAGCCACAACAAGGAACCATTACATTAGATGGTTTATCATTAAAAGATGATATACAAGCTTATCGGCAAAAAATTGCTTATGTACCAGAACTTCCGGTTCTTTATCCAGAATTAACTTTAAAAGAGCATATCGATTTGACGATTATGGCTTATAATCTTGATTCTACAGCAACTTGGAAGCAAGCCCAAAAACTTTTAGAAATTTTCCGCTTAGATAACAAGTTAAATTGGTTTCCAATCAATTTTTCAAAGGGGATGAAGCAAAAGGTCATGATTGTTTGTGCTTTTATTACGCAAGCACAATTATTTATTATTGATGAGCCCTTTACAGGATTGGATCCGCTAGCTGTACATGATTTGTTGAATTTAGTCCAAGAGAAAAAACAATCCGGGGCAGCTGTTTTAATGTCAACACATATTTTAACTAACGCGGAACAAAGTGCTGATTGTTTTGTTTTGCTGAATCACGGTCAAGTACGCGCACAGGGAACATTAACTCAGATTCAACAAGAATTTGGCATGGATGCGGCTAATTTAGATGAATTATATGTCCAAATGTCCAAGGAGGAAGCTGACGCATGA
- a CDS encoding ABC transporter permease has translation MKSLWQQRFIAHIREQSKFLKLVFNEYFIIAIIFMIGAVGFWYSQALDTLPANSWWTKPVAIIIMGIVTLLFQPVTLLQSADTTFLLPQEKSLPRYLAAARNYSLLLPCASLLLTGFFLTPFLARGASFTISQVILLTLTSVLLAVAVITNQLSSLYNHHTLNYLRGENIGGVLILLAISTYLNSWLALILAVIWLAVSEYRWHLWFKTRVFNWNLAITKEKGRSYQLKRFYNLFTDVPGIASKIARRQWLDWLFKPIALQQQNTYLYLFMRGFIRNTEYSGLFLRLTIVALLLIYAIHNYLLITIIVALFLYLVEFQLLPLYKNYDAIVLTQIYPLTPMQKQQSFKKLLVGVLSLQWLLMAIALVICHGIAIEVLVPLFVSLLMVGFLVELYLPRQLKKLNKN, from the coding sequence ATGAAATCCTTGTGGCAACAGCGATTTATAGCTCATATACGAGAACAAAGCAAATTCTTAAAATTAGTATTTAATGAATATTTTATTATTGCCATTATTTTTATGATTGGAGCTGTGGGTTTTTGGTATTCACAAGCTTTGGATACTTTGCCAGCTAATAGTTGGTGGACAAAACCTGTTGCTATTATCATTATGGGGATTGTCACTTTGCTATTTCAACCAGTCACTTTATTACAAAGTGCTGATACAACATTTTTGCTGCCCCAAGAAAAATCTTTGCCGCGTTATCTAGCCGCAGCCCGAAATTATAGCTTGTTACTTCCATGTGCTTCATTATTGTTGACTGGATTTTTTTTAACGCCTTTTCTAGCTCGAGGAGCCAGTTTTACAATTTCACAAGTAATTTTGTTAACTTTAACAAGCGTATTGCTTGCAGTTGCAGTAATTACTAATCAATTAAGTTCTTTATACAATCATCACACCCTGAATTATTTACGTGGGGAAAATATTGGTGGTGTCTTGATTTTATTGGCAATTTCTACTTACTTGAATAGTTGGCTAGCTTTAATATTAGCAGTTATTTGGCTAGCTGTTAGTGAATATCGCTGGCATTTATGGTTTAAAACACGCGTTTTCAATTGGAATTTAGCAATTACCAAAGAAAAAGGACGCTCTTATCAGTTAAAACGATTCTACAATTTATTTACTGATGTACCAGGAATTGCTAGTAAAATTGCCCGGCGTCAATGGCTTGATTGGTTGTTTAAACCAATTGCTCTACAACAACAAAACACTTACTTATATTTATTCATGCGTGGCTTTATTCGTAATACTGAGTATAGTGGGTTGTTTTTACGCTTGACAATTGTTGCTTTGTTATTGATTTATGCGATTCATAATTATCTTTTAATTACTATTATTGTCGCTTTATTTTTATATTTAGTTGAATTTCAGTTATTACCACTTTATAAGAATTATGATGCGATTGTCCTGACGCAAATTTATCCATTAACTCCAATGCAAAAACAACAAAGTTTTAAGAAGTTGTTAGTTGGGGTCTTATCTTTACAGTGGTTGTTGATGGCAATTGCCTTAGTAATATGTCATGGAATAGCGATTGAGGTTTTAGTTCCATTATTTGTCAGTTTACTAATGGTTGGATTTTTAGTGGAATTATATTTACCGCGACAATTAAAAAAATTAAATAAAAATTGA
- the trmB gene encoding tRNA (guanosine(46)-N7)-methyltransferase TrmB yields MRLRNKPWAEQLIQEHPELISVNPTDMAGKWQTKFAQVQPIELELGSGKGKFIIEKAQKNPQINYLAMEVQTAALGMILKRQIELRLPNLQLLQANGRDVNSLFAREEITKLYLNFSDPWPKTRHTKRRLTAPNFLEQYQDILLAPGNIEFKTDNQGLFEYSLVSCNNFGMKFDEVLLDLHQSERAAANITTEYEEKFSKKGQPIYFLAAHFK; encoded by the coding sequence ATGCGTTTGAGAAATAAACCTTGGGCAGAACAGTTAATTCAAGAACATCCTGAATTAATTAGTGTTAATCCCACAGATATGGCTGGAAAGTGGCAAACTAAGTTTGCTCAAGTGCAGCCAATAGAATTAGAATTGGGTTCTGGTAAAGGAAAGTTTATTATTGAGAAAGCTCAAAAAAATCCGCAAATTAATTATTTGGCCATGGAAGTGCAAACAGCAGCTTTAGGGATGATTCTAAAACGTCAAATAGAATTACGATTACCGAATCTCCAATTGTTGCAAGCCAATGGGCGTGATGTCAACAGTTTGTTTGCTAGAGAAGAAATCACTAAATTATATCTGAATTTTTCTGATCCCTGGCCTAAAACTCGACATACCAAGCGCCGCTTAACTGCGCCTAATTTTTTAGAGCAGTATCAAGATATCTTGTTAGCACCAGGAAATATAGAATTTAAAACAGATAATCAAGGTTTATTCGAATATTCTTTAGTTAGTTGTAATAATTTTGGCATGAAGTTTGATGAAGTGCTGTTAGATTTACATCAAAGTGAGCGTGCAGCTGCGAATATTACTACTGAGTATGAGGAAAAGTTTAGTAAAAAAGGGCAGCCCATTTATTTTTTGGCAGCCCACTTTAAATGA
- a CDS encoding thioredoxin family protein, whose amino-acid sequence MKKLADYQTTNVQELTKNGKFMLFFEADWCPDCKFIEPLMPEIEAEYPEYQFIEVDRDEYMDLAKELGIMGIPSFVAFADGKEIGRFVNKDRKTKQEVETFINSLN is encoded by the coding sequence ATGAAAAAATTAGCAGATTATCAAACTACTAATGTTCAAGAATTAACTAAAAATGGTAAGTTTATGTTGTTTTTTGAAGCAGATTGGTGCCCCGACTGCAAATTTATTGAGCCTCTGATGCCTGAAATTGAAGCTGAATATCCTGAATATCAATTCATTGAAGTTGACCGTGATGAATATATGGATTTGGCTAAAGAATTAGGAATTATGGGAATTCCTAGTTTTGTTGCTTTTGCTGATGGTAAAGAAATTGGCCGCTTTGTCAATAAAGATCGTAAAACAAAACAAGAAGTTGAAACATTTATTAACTCATTAAATTAG
- the ytpR gene encoding YtpR family tRNA-binding protein encodes MLISSYNPDVLGDVLIVVTGADSSQQEYLQKANIVQITNDQRQVIGYNFFDMAQSLGLKSQDCGQVFLTDSQVQILNDCLKNNGIEDVLVADLTPKFVVGYVQSIAAHPNSDHLHICQVKTDADQLEQIVCGAPNVDQGQKVVVAKVGAMMPNGQIIFPGQLRGIDSNGMLCSAKELGLSQAPKKRGILVLDDQYQVGTALDLQELNQNYK; translated from the coding sequence GTGTTAATTAGTTCATATAACCCAGATGTTTTAGGTGATGTCTTAATAGTTGTCACAGGAGCAGATAGTTCGCAACAAGAATATTTACAAAAAGCCAATATTGTCCAAATTACTAATGATCAAAGACAAGTTATTGGCTATAATTTTTTTGATATGGCACAATCGCTTGGATTAAAGTCACAAGATTGTGGTCAAGTGTTTTTAACAGATTCACAAGTGCAAATTTTAAATGACTGCTTAAAAAATAATGGAATTGAGGATGTCTTAGTAGCTGATTTAACTCCGAAATTTGTGGTTGGCTATGTTCAATCAATTGCAGCCCATCCTAATTCAGATCATCTGCATATTTGCCAAGTAAAAACAGACGCAGACCAATTAGAGCAAATTGTTTGTGGAGCTCCCAATGTTGATCAAGGCCAAAAAGTTGTTGTTGCCAAAGTTGGTGCCATGATGCCTAATGGACAAATTATTTTTCCGGGACAATTGCGGGGAATCGATAGCAACGGGATGCTTTGCTCAGCAAAAGAGTTGGGCTTGAGTCAAGCACCAAAAAAACGTGGTATTTTAGTATTAGATGATCAGTATCAAGTAGGTACTGCGCTTGATTTGCAAGAATTAAATCAAAATTATAAGTAA
- the murC gene encoding UDP-N-acetylmuramate--L-alanine ligase codes for MEITIYHFVGIKGTGMSALALILHDLGYQVEGSDIDKHTFTQEGLEQAGIKITPFSSDNIHPQMTIIAGNAFGADNSELKRAHELGLTILSYPEMVEQLIQHYTSIGVAGAHGKTSTTGLLAHVLSGIDKTSYLIGDGTGKGIKDSKFFVFEADEYRRHFLAYHPDYLIITNIDFDHPDYFKDFDDVVAAFQTEANQVKKALFVWGDDQALQQLSTQNEVPIYYYGLSDQNDFQAINIERNTQGSSFEVLHHGQTLGRFTIPLFGEHNVLNSLAVIGISYLEKIKPELTQQELSTFNGVKRRYSEKQIGDMILIDDYAHHPSEIKATLDAARQQYPDKQLIAVFQPHTYSRTKALLNGFAQSLDLADQVYLTNIFGSIREQQGQISSADLGNKIVHGGQVITLDDLSPLLQYHNGVIIFMGAGDVQKYEVAYQQKLLAKN; via the coding sequence ATGGAAATTACAATTTATCATTTTGTTGGTATCAAGGGCACCGGGATGAGTGCTTTAGCTTTGATTTTACACGATTTAGGTTATCAAGTTGAAGGTTCCGATATTGACAAGCATACTTTTACTCAAGAAGGTTTAGAGCAGGCTGGAATTAAGATAACACCTTTTAGTAGTGATAATATTCACCCTCAAATGACAATTATTGCTGGTAATGCCTTTGGAGCGGATAATTCAGAACTTAAGCGCGCGCATGAGTTGGGTTTAACAATTTTAAGTTATCCCGAAATGGTTGAACAGTTAATTCAGCATTACACTTCAATTGGTGTGGCCGGTGCGCACGGAAAAACCAGTACCACTGGACTATTGGCACATGTGTTAAGTGGCATTGATAAAACCAGTTATTTAATTGGTGATGGAACAGGAAAAGGAATCAAAGATAGTAAATTCTTTGTTTTTGAAGCCGATGAGTATCGGCGCCATTTCTTAGCTTATCACCCCGACTATCTTATTATAACTAATATTGATTTTGATCATCCGGATTATTTTAAAGATTTTGATGATGTTGTTGCAGCCTTTCAAACGGAAGCTAATCAAGTAAAAAAAGCGCTCTTTGTTTGGGGCGATGATCAAGCATTACAACAATTATCAACTCAAAATGAGGTGCCAATATATTATTACGGTTTATCTGATCAAAATGATTTTCAGGCTATCAATATTGAACGTAATACTCAAGGAAGTTCGTTTGAAGTATTGCATCATGGCCAAACATTAGGTCGATTTACGATTCCGTTATTTGGTGAACACAACGTTTTAAATAGTTTAGCAGTTATTGGCATTAGCTATTTAGAAAAAATTAAGCCGGAGTTGACACAACAGGAATTATCGACTTTTAATGGAGTAAAGCGGCGTTATAGTGAAAAACAAATTGGGGATATGATTTTAATTGATGATTATGCACACCATCCTTCAGAAATTAAAGCTACATTGGATGCTGCTCGACAACAATATCCTGATAAACAATTAATCGCTGTATTTCAACCACACACTTACAGCCGCACAAAAGCTTTGTTAAATGGTTTTGCTCAAAGCTTAGATTTAGCTGATCAAGTCTATTTAACTAATATTTTTGGTTCCATTCGTGAGCAACAAGGACAAATTAGCAGCGCCGATTTAGGCAATAAGATTGTTCATGGTGGTCAAGTCATTACACTGGACGATTTGTCACCTTTACTGCAGTATCATAATGGAGTAATTATTTTTATGGGTGCTGGTGATGTTCAAAAGTACGAAGTAGCTTATCAACAAAAATTATTAGCTAAAAATTAA
- a CDS encoding Dyp-type peroxidase, translating to MVMNPNKAQDVWKDIGEHVQFTVLELNRQNQELEQQVIQDFADRYQAILRSLRIRDADGDLKSAFGFSSDAWDYLFPNAPKPKELEPYQTISGPKYSMPATKGDLFFHIRAKDEAVVYEASNQFRRFLKDITTVVDETKGFRYFEGRAIIGFIDGTEAPSVEDAADFAIIGDEDPQFENGSYAFAQKWKHNMDFWSQLTTEAQEKAVGREKFGDLELDDDQKAVNAHNVTSKAEVEGEEQKIVRMNVPYSDPAQDNTGTYFIGYSRYWSVTKLMMTNMVNKNDFLLTFSEILSGQLFFIPSRPLLDQIADGQFNN from the coding sequence ATGGTGATGAACCCAAATAAAGCACAAGATGTTTGGAAAGATATTGGCGAACATGTTCAATTTACTGTTTTAGAATTAAATCGTCAAAATCAAGAATTAGAACAGCAAGTAATTCAAGATTTTGCAGATCGTTATCAAGCAATTTTGCGATCTTTGCGAATTCGTGATGCTGATGGCGATTTGAAATCAGCGTTTGGTTTTAGCAGTGATGCTTGGGATTATCTGTTTCCCAATGCCCCAAAACCTAAAGAATTAGAGCCTTATCAAACAATTAGTGGTCCTAAATACTCAATGCCAGCAACTAAAGGTGACCTTTTCTTCCATATTCGCGCTAAAGATGAAGCCGTAGTTTATGAGGCAAGTAATCAATTTCGGCGATTTTTAAAAGATATCACTACGGTTGTTGATGAAACTAAAGGCTTTCGTTATTTTGAAGGTCGAGCGATTATTGGTTTTATTGATGGTACAGAAGCTCCTTCAGTCGAAGATGCTGCGGATTTTGCGATTATTGGTGATGAAGATCCGCAGTTTGAAAATGGTTCTTATGCTTTCGCACAAAAATGGAAACATAATATGGACTTTTGGAGCCAATTAACTACTGAGGCCCAAGAAAAAGCAGTAGGGCGTGAAAAGTTTGGCGATTTAGAATTAGATGATGATCAAAAAGCAGTTAATGCTCATAATGTGACTTCTAAGGCTGAAGTTGAAGGTGAAGAACAAAAAATTGTGCGAATGAACGTACCATATTCTGATCCAGCTCAAGATAACACGGGCACTTATTTTATTGGTTATTCGCGTTATTGGTCTGTTACTAAGTTAATGATGACCAATATGGTTAATAAAAATGACTTTTTACTTACTTTTTCAGAAATTCTCTCTGGTCAATTATTCTTCATTCCGTCTCGACCATTATTAGATCAAATTGCTGACGGTCAATTTAATAACTAA